Genomic segment of Prionailurus viverrinus isolate Anna chromosome B4, UM_Priviv_1.0, whole genome shotgun sequence:
AAGGTAAGAGCCAAGCCTTGGGTCAGGGGTAAAGGCTGTCTGCCTGTTTCTCAACACCTGGGCGGCCCGTTCCACAGGCAACACCCCACGGAACGACCCCTCGGTCTCTGTTGACTACAACACGGCAGAGCCCGCCGTGCGCTGGGACTCCTACGAGAACTTCAATCAGCACCACGAGGACAGCGTGGACGGTGTGTGGGGCAGGCCCAGGGGCGGTGGGAGGTGGAGGTTTGAGGGGCACACTCCTTCCTCCCAGGCAGATCCCCCTCCCGAGGGACACCCCTGAAGTGGAGTCCCCTGCACTGTTCCCTCtctttgactccctctctctcctttcttcctgcttgccctccctccctggtCCTGTCCCCACTCAGGCTCCCCGACACACACCCGGGGACCCCTGGATGGCAGTCCTTACGCCCAGGTGCAGCGGGCCCCCCGCCAGAGCCCACCGGCGCCCTCTCCAGagccacctccaccccccatGCTCTCTGTCAGCAGCGACTCCGGCCATTCGTCCACACTGACCACGGAGCCGGCTGCCGAGTCCCCTGGCCGGCCACCCCCAACGGCTGCGGAACGACAGGAGCTAGACCGCCTCCTGGGAGGCTGTGGAGTGGCCAGTGGGGGCCGGGGAGCCGGGCGCGAGACGGCCATCCTGGATGACGAAGAGCAGCCGCCCGTGGGCGGAGGCCCCCACCTCGGAGTGTATTCAGGCCACAGACCCAGCCTCAGCCGCCACTGCTCCTGCCGCCAGGGCTACCGGGAGCCCTGCGGGGTCCCCAATGGGGGCTACTACCGGCCAGAGGGAACCCTGGACAGGCGGCGGCTGGCCTATGGCGGCTACGAGGGGCACCCCCAGGGCTACGCCGAGGCCTCTGTGGAGAAGAGGCGCCTCTGCCGATCCCTGTCTGAGGGGCCGTATCCCTACCCCCCTGAGCTGGGGAAACCAGCCAACGGGGACTTCGGCTACCGTTCCCCAGGCTACCGGGAGGTGGTGATCGTGGAGGACCCTGGGATGCCTGCCCTGTGCTCCTGCCCTGCCTGTGAGGAGAAGCTGGCGCTGCCCACTGCAGCCCTATATGGGCTGAGGCTggagagggaggctggagaggggtGGGCGGGCGAGGCTGGCAAGGCTCTCCTGCACCCGGTGCGGTCCGGGCACCCACTGCCCCTGCTGGTGCCTGCCTGCGGGCATCACCACGCCCCGATGCCCGACTACAGCTGCCTGAAGCCACCCAAGGCAGGCGAGGAAGGGCATGAGGGCTGCTCCTATGCCCTGTGCCCTGAAGGCAGGTATGGGCATCCAGGGTATCCTGCCCTGGTGACATATGGCTATGGAGGAGCCGTTCCCAGTTACTGCCCAGCATATGGCCGGGTGCCTCATAGCTGTGGCTCTCCAGGTGAGGGCAGAGGGTATTCCAGTTCCGGTGCCCACTCCCCACGGGCTGGCTCCATTTCCCCGGGCAGCCCGCCCTACCCACAATCCAGGAAGCTGAGCTACGAGATCcctgcagaggagggaggggacaggtaCCCCATGCCTGGGCACCTGGCCCCCACAGGAGCCTTGGCATCTGCAGGTGAGGGCACTGGGGTGGGGAGTGCCCGGGGAAGAGGAGGGTTCTGGAAGATGGTGGGGGAAGGTACAGAATGAGAAAGAGCTAAGACAGACAAAAGGGACTTTTCCGGCTCACGGCCCCTTCTCCCACCTTCCCTACAGAATCACCTGAGCCAGCATCCTGGAGGGAGGGCCCCAGCGGGCACAGCACCCTGCCTCGGTCTCCCTGTGATGCTCAGTGCAGTGCCTCTTCTGAGCTGTCTGGTCCCTCCACACCCCTGCACACCAGCAGCCCAGTCCAGGGCAAGGAAAGGTATACAGAGGGGCCGGGGCTGTTCGGGCActgaagctgggggtgggggcagctcacACGGGGGCTCCGCAGCACTACCAATGTACTGACCACCTGCCCGCCCTCCCAAACTGCAGCACCCGACGGCAGGACACCACGTCCCCCACCTTGGTGCCCACTCAGAGACTAAGTCCTGGCGAGGCTTTGCCATCCGTTCCCCAGGGAAGCGCTGAAAAGGCTCCCGAGCTGCCAGCGAGAAGCGGGCTTGAGCTTCCAGCCCCaggccccttctcccccacctccccgcccagCTCACCCAAGGACTGGCCTCAGGAGAAGAGCCCGGGGAGCCGCTCAGACAGCGCCAGTCCGAGGGGCCCTGTGCCCACCACACTGCCTGGCCTCCGCCATGCCCCCTGGCAGGGACTTCGAGACCCCCCAGATAGCCCGGATGGgtcccccctcacccctgtgccTACCCAGATGCCCTGGCTTGTGGCCAGCCCAGAGCCGCCTCAGAGCTCACCCACGCCTGCCTTCCCCCTGGCTGCATCCTATGACGTCAAcggccccacccagcccccacttCCCGAGAAACGCCATTTGCTGGGACCTGGGCAACAGCCAGGATCCTGGGGCCCAGAGCAGGCATCACCACCAGCCAGAGGCACCAGTCACCATGTCACCTTTGCACCTCTGCTCCCGGATAAtgtcccccaacccccaggtATAAAGGCCTTGGGGAGGGTGGGGCCCCCTTGGGAGAACCCTGTCTGCCAAGGAGGGGCATGGCACGGGCACTGGGAAGCACTGGGGCCAAGCTCGGTCCCTCCCTGTCCTAGAGCCCCCTATGCAAGAGAGCCAGAGCAATGTCAAGTTCGTCCAGGATACATCCAAGTTCTGGTACAAACCACACCTGTCCCGTGACCAAGGTGAGAAGGcagcctgccccacccctcccgtTTTATGGCCCTTCTGGGGCTCTGTCTTGGCTTAAGGACCCATCCTTCAGTTAACACCCTTGGTGCCTCCTCCCTGTCTCAGCAGGTTTACCCCAGGCAGTCTCTCACTAGCAGGTGGTTCTGGGCTCTGGGCCCATGGAGGTTTCAACTCAACACTGTCAATACCCTTTTAACTCTGAAGTTCCatccccaggtgccccaaaacaccaCGGCTGTTAGGGTGAAAGGCCTAGGGAGCTTGGGTAGCAGAGGTAGAGAGGGgctacgtggggctcaatccaccACTGTGAAAacttctcccacctccccccagccaTTGCTCTGCTGAAGGACAAGGACCCTGGGGCCTTCCTGATCAGGGACAGTCATTCATTCCAAGGAGCCTATGGGCTGGCCCTCAAAGTGGCCACACCTCCACCCAGCGCCCAACCCTGGAAAGGTAAAGAATGCCCACacctgggggagaaggggagtggagtggggggaggcacCAGAGACAAGACAAGGCAGGGTAGGCCATGCCACTTcttggtggggagaggcaggaagtgaCCTCTCCGGCGCTGGAAAGAATCCCAGCACAGGAGAAAACTGGAATCTGGAATCTGATAAAGTCTATTTCTTCTCCTCTCCACccggcctcctcccctcccctcaggggACCCCTTGGAACAGCTGGTCCGTCATTTTCTCATTGAGACTGGGCCCAAAGGGGTGAAGATCAAAGGCTGTCCCAGTGAGCCCTACTTTGGTGAGGCGCAAGGGCCAAGGG
This window contains:
- the TNS2 gene encoding tensin-2 isoform X2; amino-acid sequence: MGSPQTLEEGVQPSVPRWAALCIVKPRKAEPHSFREKVFRKKPPVCAVCKVTIDGTGVSCRVCKVATHRKCEAKVTSSCQALPPAELRRNTAPVRRIEHLGSTKSLNHSKQRNTLPRSFSLDPLMERRWDLDLTYVTERILAAAFPARPDEQRHRGHLRELAHVLQSKHRDKYLLFNLSEKRHDLTRLNPKVQDFGWPELHAPPLDKLCSICKAMETWLSADPQHVVVLYCKGSKGKLGVIVSAYMHYSKISAGADQALATLTMRKFCEDKVAAELQPSQRRYISYFSGLLSGSIRMNSSPLFLHYVLVPVLPAFEPGTGFQPFLKIYQSMQLVYTSGIYHVAGPGPQQLCISLEPALLLKGDVMVTCYHKGGRGTDRTLVFRVQFHTCTIHGPRLTFPKDQLDEAWADERFPFQASVEFVFSSSPEKIKGNTPRNDPSVSVDYNTAEPAVRWDSYENFNQHHEDSVDGSPTHTRGPLDGSPYAQVQRAPRQSPPAPSPEPPPPPMLSVSSDSGHSSTLTTEPAAESPGRPPPTAAERQELDRLLGGCGVASGGRGAGRETAILDDEEQPPVGGGPHLGVYSGHRPSLSRHCSCRQGYREPCGVPNGGYYRPEGTLDRRRLAYGGYEGHPQGYAEASVEKRRLCRSLSEGPYPYPPELGKPANGDFGYRSPGYREVVIVEDPGMPALCSCPACEEKLALPTAALYGLRLEREAGEGWAGEAGKALLHPVRSGHPLPLLVPACGHHHAPMPDYSCLKPPKAGEEGHEGCSYALCPEGRYGHPGYPALVTYGYGGAVPSYCPAYGRVPHSCGSPGEGRGYSSSGAHSPRAGSISPGSPPYPQSRKLSYEIPAEEGGDRYPMPGHLAPTGALASAESPEPASWREGPSGHSTLPRSPCDAQCSASSELSGPSTPLHTSSPVQGKESTRRQDTTSPTLVPTQRLSPGEALPSVPQGSAEKAPELPARSGLELPAPGPFSPTSPPSSPKDWPQEKSPGSRSDSASPRGPVPTTLPGLRHAPWQGLRDPPDSPDGSPLTPVPTQMPWLVASPEPPQSSPTPAFPLAASYDVNGPTQPPLPEKRHLLGPGQQPGSWGPEQASPPARGTSHHVTFAPLLPDNVPQPPEPPMQESQSNVKFVQDTSKFWYKPHLSRDQAIALLKDKDPGAFLIRDSHSFQGAYGLALKVATPPPSAQPWKGDPLEQLVRHFLIETGPKGVKIKGCPSEPYFGSLSALVSQHSISPLSLPCCLRIPSKDPLEETPETPVPANMSTAADLLRQGAACSVLYLTSVETESLTGPQAVARASSAALGCSPRPTPAIVHFKVSAQGITLTDNQRKLFFRRHYPVNSITFCSTDPQDRRWTNPDGTTSKIFGFVAKKPGSPWENVCHLFAELDPDQPAGAIVTFITKVLLGQRK
- the TNS2 gene encoding tensin-2 isoform X4, whose protein sequence is MKSSGPVERLLRALGRRDSSRATSRPRKAEPHSFREKVFRKKPPVCAVCKVTIDGTGVSCRVCKVATHRKCEAKVTSSCQALPPAELRRNTAPVRRIEHLGSTKSLNHSKQRNTLPRSFSLDPLMERRWDLDLTYVTERILAAAFPARPDEQRHRGHLRELAHVLQSKHRDKYLLFNLSEKRHDLTRLNPKVQDFGWPELHAPPLDKLCSICKAMETWLSADPQHVVVLYCKGSKGKLGVIVSAYMHYSKISAGADQALATLTMRKFCEDKVAAELQPSQRRYISYFSGLLSGSIRMNSSPLFLHYVLVPVLPAFEPGTGFQPFLKIYQSMQLVYTSGIYHVAGPGPQQLCISLEPALLLKGDVMVTCYHKGGRGTDRTLVFRVQFHTCTIHGPRLTFPKDQLDEAWADERFPFQASVEFVFSSSPEKIKGNTPRNDPSVSVDYNTAEPAVRWDSYENFNQHHEDSVDGSPTHTRGPLDGSPYAQVQRAPRQSPPAPSPEPPPPPMLSVSSDSGHSSTLTTEPAAESPGRPPPTAAERQELDRLLGGCGVASGGRGAGRETAILDDEEQPPVGGGPHLGVYSGHRPSLSRHCSCRQGYREPCGVPNGGYYRPEGTLDRRRLAYGGYEGHPQGYAEASVEKRRLCRSLSEGPYPYPPELGKPANGDFGYRSPGYREVVIVEDPGMPALCSCPACEEKLALPTAALYGLRLEREAGEGWAGEAGKALLHPVRSGHPLPLLVPACGHHHAPMPDYSCLKPPKAGEEGHEGCSYALCPEGRYGHPGYPALVTYGYGGAVPSYCPAYGRVPHSCGSPGEGRGYSSSGAHSPRAGSISPGSPPYPQSRKLSYEIPAEEGGDRYPMPGHLAPTGALASAESPEPASWREGPSGHSTLPRSPCDAQCSASSELSGPSTPLHTSSPVQGKESTRRQDTTSPTLVPTQRLSPGEALPSVPQGSAEKAPELPARSGLELPAPGPFSPTSPPSSPKDWPQEKSPGSRSDSASPRGPVPTTLPGLRHAPWQGLRDPPDSPDGSPLTPVPTQMPWLVASPEPPQSSPTPAFPLAASYDVNGPTQPPLPEKRHLLGPGQQPGSWGPEQASPPARGTSHHVTFAPLLPDNVPQPPEPPMQESQSNVKFVQDTSKFWYKPHLSRDQAIALLKDKDPGAFLIRDSHSFQGAYGLALKVATPPPSAQPWKGDPLEQLVRHFLIETGPKGVKIKGCPSEPYFGSLSALVSQHSISPLSLPCCLRIPSKDPLEETPETPVPANMSTAADLLRQGAACSVLYLTSVETESLTGPQAVARASSAALGCSPRPTPAIVHFKVSAQGITLTDNQRKLFFRRHYPVNSITFCSTDPQDRRWTNPDGTTSKIFGFVAKKPGSPWENVCHLFAELDPDQPAGAIVTFITKVLLGQRK
- the TNS2 gene encoding tensin-2 isoform X3, whose translation is MKPRKAEPHSFREKVFRKKPPVCAVCKVTIDGTGVSCRVCKVATHRKCEAKVTSSCQALPPAELRRNTAPVRRIEHLGSTKSLNHSKQRNTLPRSFSLDPLMERRWDLDLTYVTERILAAAFPARPDEQRHRGHLRELAHVLQSKHRDKYLLFNLSEKRHDLTRLNPKVQDFGWPELHAPPLDKLCSICKAMETWLSADPQHVVVLYCKGSKGKLGVIVSAYMHYSKISAGADQALATLTMRKFCEDKVAAELQPSQRRYISYFSGLLSGSIRMNSSPLFLHYVLVPVLPAFEPGTGFQPFLKIYQSMQLVYTSGIYHVAGPGPQQLCISLEPALLLKGDVMVTCYHKGGRGTDRTLVFRVQFHTCTIHGPRLTFPKDQLDEAWADERFPFQASVEFVFSSSPEKIKGNTPRNDPSVSVDYNTAEPAVRWDSYENFNQHHEDSVDGSPTHTRGPLDGSPYAQVQRAPRQSPPAPSPEPPPPPMLSVSSDSGHSSTLTTEPAAESPGRPPPTAAERQELDRLLGGCGVASGGRGAGRETAILDDEEQPPVGGGPHLGVYSGHRPSLSRHCSCRQGYREPCGVPNGGYYRPEGTLDRRRLAYGGYEGHPQGYAEASVEKRRLCRSLSEGPYPYPPELGKPANGDFGYRSPGYREVVIVEDPGMPALCSCPACEEKLALPTAALYGLRLEREAGEGWAGEAGKALLHPVRSGHPLPLLVPACGHHHAPMPDYSCLKPPKAGEEGHEGCSYALCPEGRYGHPGYPALVTYGYGGAVPSYCPAYGRVPHSCGSPGEGRGYSSSGAHSPRAGSISPGSPPYPQSRKLSYEIPAEEGGDRYPMPGHLAPTGALASAESPEPASWREGPSGHSTLPRSPCDAQCSASSELSGPSTPLHTSSPVQGKESTRRQDTTSPTLVPTQRLSPGEALPSVPQGSAEKAPELPARSGLELPAPGPFSPTSPPSSPKDWPQEKSPGSRSDSASPRGPVPTTLPGLRHAPWQGLRDPPDSPDGSPLTPVPTQMPWLVASPEPPQSSPTPAFPLAASYDVNGPTQPPLPEKRHLLGPGQQPGSWGPEQASPPARGTSHHVTFAPLLPDNVPQPPEPPMQESQSNVKFVQDTSKFWYKPHLSRDQAIALLKDKDPGAFLIRDSHSFQGAYGLALKVATPPPSAQPWKGDPLEQLVRHFLIETGPKGVKIKGCPSEPYFGSLSALVSQHSISPLSLPCCLRIPSKDPLEETPETPVPANMSTAADLLRQGAACSVLYLTSVETESLTGPQAVARASSAALGCSPRPTPAIVHFKVSAQGITLTDNQRKLFFRRHYPVNSITFCSTDPQDRRWTNPDGTTSKIFGFVAKKPGSPWENVCHLFAELDPDQPAGAIVTFITKVLLGQRK
- the TNS2 gene encoding tensin-2 isoform X1, with product MGRSGGSPCCCPAPARPRPAGRPPQPRKAEPHSFREKVFRKKPPVCAVCKVTIDGTGVSCRVCKVATHRKCEAKVTSSCQALPPAELRRNTAPVRRIEHLGSTKSLNHSKQRNTLPRSFSLDPLMERRWDLDLTYVTERILAAAFPARPDEQRHRGHLRELAHVLQSKHRDKYLLFNLSEKRHDLTRLNPKVQDFGWPELHAPPLDKLCSICKAMETWLSADPQHVVVLYCKGSKGKLGVIVSAYMHYSKISAGADQALATLTMRKFCEDKVAAELQPSQRRYISYFSGLLSGSIRMNSSPLFLHYVLVPVLPAFEPGTGFQPFLKIYQSMQLVYTSGIYHVAGPGPQQLCISLEPALLLKGDVMVTCYHKGGRGTDRTLVFRVQFHTCTIHGPRLTFPKDQLDEAWADERFPFQASVEFVFSSSPEKIKGNTPRNDPSVSVDYNTAEPAVRWDSYENFNQHHEDSVDGSPTHTRGPLDGSPYAQVQRAPRQSPPAPSPEPPPPPMLSVSSDSGHSSTLTTEPAAESPGRPPPTAAERQELDRLLGGCGVASGGRGAGRETAILDDEEQPPVGGGPHLGVYSGHRPSLSRHCSCRQGYREPCGVPNGGYYRPEGTLDRRRLAYGGYEGHPQGYAEASVEKRRLCRSLSEGPYPYPPELGKPANGDFGYRSPGYREVVIVEDPGMPALCSCPACEEKLALPTAALYGLRLEREAGEGWAGEAGKALLHPVRSGHPLPLLVPACGHHHAPMPDYSCLKPPKAGEEGHEGCSYALCPEGRYGHPGYPALVTYGYGGAVPSYCPAYGRVPHSCGSPGEGRGYSSSGAHSPRAGSISPGSPPYPQSRKLSYEIPAEEGGDRYPMPGHLAPTGALASAESPEPASWREGPSGHSTLPRSPCDAQCSASSELSGPSTPLHTSSPVQGKESTRRQDTTSPTLVPTQRLSPGEALPSVPQGSAEKAPELPARSGLELPAPGPFSPTSPPSSPKDWPQEKSPGSRSDSASPRGPVPTTLPGLRHAPWQGLRDPPDSPDGSPLTPVPTQMPWLVASPEPPQSSPTPAFPLAASYDVNGPTQPPLPEKRHLLGPGQQPGSWGPEQASPPARGTSHHVTFAPLLPDNVPQPPEPPMQESQSNVKFVQDTSKFWYKPHLSRDQAIALLKDKDPGAFLIRDSHSFQGAYGLALKVATPPPSAQPWKGDPLEQLVRHFLIETGPKGVKIKGCPSEPYFGSLSALVSQHSISPLSLPCCLRIPSKDPLEETPETPVPANMSTAADLLRQGAACSVLYLTSVETESLTGPQAVARASSAALGCSPRPTPAIVHFKVSAQGITLTDNQRKLFFRRHYPVNSITFCSTDPQDRRWTNPDGTTSKIFGFVAKKPGSPWENVCHLFAELDPDQPAGAIVTFITKVLLGQRK